The sequence below is a genomic window from Synechococcus sp. PCC 7335.
CAAATATGGCATTAGCTCCAGGCGAATCCGATTACGCCGAAAGTTTAGATCCTGATTACTGCTATCTATCCACACAGGAATGTGCTGATCTTGGCAAAAATGAGCGGTTTCGGCGCGAGTAAAATCCAGCAAGGGCCTGACTAAGGTAATCGCTTGGGACTGCTTTATATCTAGATTGTCACCCTGAGCTAGGCACGCAGCTAGGCTCAGAGGCCTTGTCCATCTAAGGGTGCCTAGGCCATCGGTGCCTGCTCCTCTGATTAGGTTATAGAGGACAGTTTCAGCGCGATCGCTCTTTGTATGGCCTGTCACCACGTGGCTATAGCCCTGTTCCCTAGCAACTCGTTCGAACACCTCATAGCGCCATCCTCTAGCGGCTGCCTCGGTTTTGGCTAGCCCCTTGGCAAGTTCTATTCGGACGGGTATCTGCCACGCCTCAGCTAACTTCACCACATGCGCCGCATTTTCAGTCGAATCTGTTCTCCAGCCATGGTCACAATGAATCCATCCCAAAGACCAGTACCATTTAGAGCTTAAGTCACTCAGCAGCCGAGCTAAACATAGTGAGTCTTGCCCTCCTGAGACAGCAATCAAAATATGGCTATCTTTAGGGAGCAAGCGCTGCTGACGCAATAGAATATGCAGCTTGGCGTGAGCTGCTGACCAGCTAGCTGAAGTGCCTGTTGTAGGAGTCACTGTGCTCCTGCTCTAACTCTGAACGCTAAGTATAGACAGTGGAGGTTCACCGTCTGCACATCTATCAACTGCATTAGTCTGCTTTGGTCACATCGTCTTGAATCTCAGCAGCTGTCTGCTTCATTTGTTCAGTAGCTTCGTTGATACGCTGTTTTGCCCGCTGCAGCCAGTTTTCACTACTATCTACAGGACTAGCCGACTCTCGAATTTCGCTACGTGATCTGCCTAAATCCTCTCCAACAGTGCCCTTAGAATCAAAATCGATACTTTCAGCCTCTGACTTGTAAGCGCCAGATTGCGGAACATTGCTAGCATTAAGCATATCGCCATGAATACTGTTCACGCTGCTGTCGAGAGCTGGAGATTTGATAGGCGTTGAAACGTCCTGCGCACCAACTGATGAAGCACCCTGGATATCAGCTGACCCAAAGGTTACTGGGCGTAGCGTCTTGGCATTAGTTGTCCTGCCTGACTTTGTTTCATATTGCTCACTATCCACAATCACAGTATCAGCAGACAACTTTTCTTCAACAGGTTTTTCTACAACTGGTCCGCTATCGGCCCCACTCTCAGGCGCAGCGGTGATAGGAATACCTGGCTTAGGAACCTCTGGATGAACCGAACCAGCATCAGGTGTCAGGTCGTGAGTAATACCACTATCAAAACCACTGATGATTCGATCGCTTTGATCAAGATCCAAATCAGTCCCTAGGGTGTCACTAACTTCCTCATCATCGGTGCGCTTAGCTGCGGCCCAAATCAATAGGGCCAGACCTGCGAGCGGCACTAGCAGCCACCACCATCTCCCTCGCTCAGCTAGTGGGTCGCTAGCACCACTCGACTCCACATCACTATCTATGGCTGGAACTATTGTTGGTATAGCGACATCGCCAGCAGTTTCACCAGGTTCAAGCTCAGCACCTAAGACCCCCTCTGTCCCTTCTGTAAGTAAATTACCGCTCGTATCAATCAGGTCACCTTCTGCGTTGACCAAAAAGCCTGCTGAATTGATCAAGTTACCCTCAGCATCAACCAGCTGGTTGCTAGCCTCAGCCTGGATTGGGGTGGTCTGTGATAGGGCTGGCAGTGTCTGATTGAACACCGTCGTCAGCTTGGTAGGAATAGCACAGGCGATTAGCGCCACGATTGCTAGAACTGGAACTCTTTCGTGATGAGCCATTATTCCGATGATGCCTCCGGTGCGTTTCGGTAGCCTTTAAGACTTTGTAGCCCTCGAAATACCTAAGCTCTAGATACCTAAGTCAAGTAGCTAGGTAAAGCAGGTGTAATCGACTGTGATAGCTAATCAACTGAGATAACTACGTGCGATAACTATGAACATACAGCCTAAGACAGCCTTATTCGATACTGCCTGATTTTATGTTTCCGTTAAACATAATGATTGTTTCAAGGCTTTGGTAGGGCTACCTATTTCAGCTTCACACCTCTTGTGATGTCTTGTCGGGATTTTAGTCGAAACGTTAGATAACGCGATCGCCCCTTCAAGGCTCCCTCTACCTAAAGCTTCCTAAAGCTCCGTTTATTTATAGATAACTCAAATAGATAGATTAAGATAGCGACATCGAAAAGATATCAACTCGTTTTGATAAATCTAGGTATATTTAGTCCGCGCTATGTTCCATAAAGCAATAGTGTTCTAAGATAGCCAGTGTTCTAAGATAGCCAGGTCTTGTGGCTTGGTAAGTAGGGATGTGTCCCTATCTCATTTGAGCTAGAACATATCGGCCATAAGGTGTGTCGGCAGATGGTTCCAGATTTTTCTTCTCAGAGTAGCCAGGAATCTGAGGAGATTGACTTTAATAACTTCATATTGGAAATTGAGCCAGAGCCGGC
It includes:
- the tilS gene encoding tRNA lysidine(34) synthetase TilS, which produces MTPTTGTSASWSAAHAKLHILLRQQRLLPKDSHILIAVSGGQDSLCLARLLSDLSSKWYWSLGWIHCDHGWRTDSTENAAHVVKLAEAWQIPVRIELAKGLAKTEAAARGWRYEVFERVAREQGYSHVVTGHTKSDRAETVLYNLIRGAGTDGLGTLRWTRPLSLAACLAQGDNLDIKQSQAITLVRPLLDFTRAETAHFCQDQHIPVWIDSSNQDLNFRRNRIRLELMPYL